TTTCAGCTGGACGATACGAGGCGGAACGCGGCGGCCCGATCGCCATCCGCTTCTGGATGTCTTGCTATCTTTTCACGCTTCCGGTCGCAGCCGCAGCACTGAGTCTCACTGTTTTCCTGAAGCTCATCACGCCGGGTGTGGCTCTGGGAGTCTTCCTGGTCGCTTCCGGCCAGGCACTATTCGACCTCGCGCAGGAATTCTATCGCGCTCGGCACAGATCAAGACCGTTTGCCGCCTTCAATGTCGTCCGCAGCACGATCAGCATCGTCCTGGCGCTGGCCATTGCGTTTACGTTCCCCAGCGGCGCTGTCTTGCTGAGCAGCCTTGGTTTCTCATTTTTCCTGTGCGCGCTGATCAATGTCTGGAAGCAGGCTCGTAACGGCATTGAAACGGACCATGAATACTCCGTCAGAGAGATTCTCGTTTATGGCGGCGCACTTGCGGTCTCAGGCCTGGTGTTCTCGGCGGGATCGGTGCTGTCGCGCCTGATCGTCGCGAGCATGCTGGGCGTTGCGACCGCCGGCCCATATAACGCGGCCGCGGACCTGGCTTCTCAGATCGGTGGGATGATCGGTATCAGCATCTATTCGATCGCAGGACCGACGGTCATCAAGAATTTTGCAAGCAGTGGTATCGATCGGGCTCGTGCCGAATTTCGCAAGGCGGGCGAGATGTTTCTGGCGGTGGCATTACCGGCCACGGTCGGCGTTGTCCTCGTTGCCGATCCCCTCGTCGCCGTCGTGACCGGGCCCCATTTTCACGATGTGACGGCAAGATTGCTGCCGCTGATGATCGTCTCGGTCGCGATCTCCGCCTGGAATCAATACCACCTGCACATCGCGTTTCAGGTCGTCTCCAAACCAGGTCTGCAGGTGCTGGCCGGACTGCTTCAGGTCGTTTCATTGGTGGCTTTCACCTACCTCCTGATTGGGCCGTTCGGGGTAGAAGGCGCAGCATATGCTTTTGTGATCGCCAGTGTGATCGGGAGCGTCGTGACGCTGGCGCTGGCGAGGTCGATCTTCCCGGTTTCACTGCCGATGGCCGGTAGCGCCAAGATTGTCGCCTGCACGATCGGCATGGCGCTGGTTGTTTATGTGTGCACGCACTCGATATCTGAGAACATTCTGAAGCTCGCAGTCGGAATGCCCGCGGGCATTGCCGTCTATGGGCTGTTGGCGCTTCTATTCGACGTTTGGGATGCGAGAAGACGCTCGCACACGCTCTTCAATCTTCTCAAGGTTCGTTTTGCCGTTCGCTGACAGCTTGCGCGCGACCAGGAGGTAGCCGAGCGGAAACCGAACGCGCGTGCGCGCCGTAAGCCGCTTGGCCAGCGACGTTCGCCGCATCATGCGTGCACAGCGAACGAAGCTCTTCTGGACGATTGGCACCGGCGACATCAGCTTGCCGGCAAGATCGGCCAGAATTTCGGGTGCTCCCCCGGTTTCCTCCAGATAACAGACTTCGAAGCCTGCATCTTCGACCATGCCGGCGAGCGCAAACTTGGTGTAGCGAAAGAAGTCGTGAGGCTCTTCATGGATCCAGTAGAAAAACGGCACGCCGAGAATGGCCACACCGTTGGTGCGCAGCAGCTTGTGAACCTGCCCGATCAGCTTCTCCGGCTGTCTGATATGCTCCAGAACGTCACTCAGAATGACCGTATCGAATGAATCGGACGGCAGCTCGAGGTCTGCGTTAAGGTCGCGGAAAAAATCGACGTGCTTGCTGCCATGAAGGCCACTCTGCCAATCGACGCACACGGCGTCATCGACGAGATCGCGATAAACCGCGTAGAGCGGCACCTTGCCGCAACCGAGGTCAAGAAGCTTTCCGTGCGCAAATTCCAGAATCGCGCGCTGATACTGGGCCGCCATACACTCGGCAACGATACGCGAACCGATGCCGAGCTCGGCCGGATCATCGCTGGGTAACAGCTTCCCGTTTTTGAGAACGAACTTTGACGGCTTCCATTCTTCAGCGGCCTTCATGAGCCGCCCCATGAAAGACGTCTCGCATGCAAATGTGGAAGCCGCGACACATCATGCTTTTGACCGCAAAAATTGAGCGATGACCGACCATTGTTCCTTACGACGGTACTGATCATCGAACGGCAGCGGACGCATTGCGCGTCCATCCTTGCGCCGGTGCCACATCGTGAGCCAGGTTCGCCCATCGGTGAACCCCCAATTCGTGACGGTGACCGGCTTTGCCTCCGATCCAACGCAGGCGAGATAATCCCTGACGTGGCTCGCCACCATGTGATCGCGGGTGTTTTCGTCACCAGGCAGATTCTCATCGATCACGTCGAGTTCAGTGATGGCAATCTTGTAGCCAAGTTGCTTGACCTCCCGAACGAATTTCGCGAGCCCATCCCGATCGAGTGTCAGGCCCGCATCGAGATGCGACTGCAGGCCCAAGCAGTCGACCTCGACCTTTTCGTCGCGGAAGCGGCGGAGCAAGGCAAGCAAGGCGGCGCGTTTGGCCTTGTTATCCGGCTTGTCATACTCAAATCCGTATTCATTGAAGCAGAGCAAGACATTCGGATCCGCAGCCCGCGCCGTCGCATAGGCATGCTTCATGTACTCGCGCCCGAGCTTGTCCAGATAAAATGTTCGTCGCAGCCCCTCGCCCGAAGAATCAGCTCCGGTTTGCTCGTTGATCACATCCCATCGCACGACGTTGCCACGAAATCGCGAGACGACGTCGTGAATGTAAGCATCCATAGCATCGTAAATCGCCGCCGGCGTTTCCAACTGGTTCAGCCATTCCGGGACGGCGTGGTACCAAAGCAGCGTGTGACCGACCAGCCGAACGTCACGCTCTTTCATGAACTGGGCGATTGCATCGAGCTTGCCATAGGTTCTGACACCCTTGGTCCGCTCGACAAGCTTCCAGTTAAATTCATTGCTTGGAACGTAGATATTACATTCCCGCGCGAGCTGCTCATAATATCCGCGATTGGCCGGAAACTGAGCAGTCGTCTCACACAGCCCGTAAGGAATCCCCACGCCCTTACCTAGGTCTCTCAGCGACGGCTCAGCGCTCAAGTCGGCGGTTT
The Rhodoplanes sp. Z2-YC6860 genome window above contains:
- a CDS encoding lipopolysaccharide biosynthesis protein, yielding MALHALIYGVAFLVPAVLGFGTFVTLTHLLDSAQYAIYSTGNSFAFFAGSFFFSWVRFSAGRYEAERGGPIAIRFWMSCYLFTLPVAAAALSLTVFLKLITPGVALGVFLVASGQALFDLAQEFYRARHRSRPFAAFNVVRSTISIVLALAIAFTFPSGAVLLSSLGFSFFLCALINVWKQARNGIETDHEYSVREILVYGGALAVSGLVFSAGSVLSRLIVASMLGVATAGPYNAAADLASQIGGMIGISIYSIAGPTVIKNFASSGIDRARAEFRKAGEMFLAVALPATVGVVLVADPLVAVVTGPHFHDVTARLLPLMIVSVAISAWNQYHLHIAFQVVSKPGLQVLAGLLQVVSLVAFTYLLIGPFGVEGAAYAFVIASVIGSVVTLALARSIFPVSLPMAGSAKIVACTIGMALVVYVCTHSISENILKLAVGMPAGIAVYGLLALLFDVWDARRRSHTLFNLLKVRFAVR
- a CDS encoding class I SAM-dependent methyltransferase, whose amino-acid sequence is MKAAEEWKPSKFVLKNGKLLPSDDPAELGIGSRIVAECMAAQYQRAILEFAHGKLLDLGCGKVPLYAVYRDLVDDAVCVDWQSGLHGSKHVDFFRDLNADLELPSDSFDTVILSDVLEHIRQPEKLIGQVHKLLRTNGVAILGVPFFYWIHEEPHDFFRYTKFALAGMVEDAGFEVCYLEETGGAPEILADLAGKLMSPVPIVQKSFVRCARMMRRTSLAKRLTARTRVRFPLGYLLVARKLSANGKTNLEKIEERVRASSRIPNVE
- a CDS encoding endo-1,4-beta-xylanase, whose translation is MGFAHSVSRRTLLSGSTALALTAASARAGDGQTADLSAEPSLRDLGKGVGIPYGLCETTAQFPANRGYYEQLARECNIYVPSNEFNWKLVERTKGVRTYGKLDAIAQFMKERDVRLVGHTLLWYHAVPEWLNQLETPAAIYDAMDAYIHDVVSRFRGNVVRWDVINEQTGADSSGEGLRRTFYLDKLGREYMKHAYATARAADPNVLLCFNEYGFEYDKPDNKAKRAALLALLRRFRDEKVEVDCLGLQSHLDAGLTLDRDGLAKFVREVKQLGYKIAITELDVIDENLPGDENTRDHMVASHVRDYLACVGSEAKPVTVTNWGFTDGRTWLTMWHRRKDGRAMRPLPFDDQYRRKEQWSVIAQFLRSKA